Proteins encoded in a region of the Stigmatopora nigra isolate UIUO_SnigA unplaced genomic scaffold, RoL_Snig_1.1 HiC_scaffold_24, whole genome shotgun sequence genome:
- the LOC144181698 gene encoding bifunctional methylenetetrahydrofolate dehydrogenase/cyclohydrolase, mitochondrial-like has product MAAVRTLRKVCQHSLQCLLHTSASRQEAVVISGKKLARQIRDEARADVEKWMLAGHRRPHLSVILVGDNPASHSYVLNKTRSAADVGISSETILKRSDISEEELLDLIFKLNTDHRVDGLLVQLPLPEHIDERAICNAVAPTKDVDGFHVVNVGRMCLDQSSMLPATPWGVMEIILRTGIATVGKNVVVAGRSKNVGMPIAMLLHTDRRHERPGGDATVTISHRYTPKDQLRHHTQIADIVIAAAGIPNLITADMIKEGAAVIDVGINRVRDPLTGKSRLVGDVDFEGVRQKAGFITPVPGGVGPMTVAMLMKNTIKAAKNVLLYPPERIRMAAAS; this is encoded by the exons ATGGCAGCGGTCAGGACTCTAAGGAAAGTATGTCAGCACTCTCTCCAGTGTCTGCTTCACACGTCCGCCTCGAG GCAGGAAGCAGTGGTGATCTCAGGAAAGAAGCTGGCCCGACAGATCCGGGACGAGGCACGCGCCGACGTGGAAAAGTGGATGTTGGCCGGACACCGACGACCTCACCTTAGCGTCATTCTAGTTGGCGACAATCCAGCGAGCCACTCCTACGTCCTTAACAAGACACGGTCTGCTGCCGATGTCG GAATCTCCAGCGAGACCATCCTGAAGCGCTCAGACATCAGCGAGGAAGAGCTCTTGGACCTTATCTTCAAGCTCAATACGGACCACCGCGTAGACGGCCTGCTGGTGCAGCTGCCACTTCCAG AGCACATCGACGAGCGCGCCATATGCAACGCGGTGGCACCTACCAAGGACGTGGACGGCTTTCATGTGGTCAACGTGGGACGCATGTGCCTGGATCAGTCCAGCATGTTGCCTGCCACACCCTGGGGGGTAATGGAGATCATCTTACGAACCGGCATTGCCACCGTGGGCAAGAATGTGGTGGTGGCAGGGCGCTCCAAAAACGTTGGCATGCCTATCGCCATGCTGCTTCACACGGATCGGCGACACGAGAGACCGGGAG GTGATGCCACTGTGACCATCTCCCACCGTTACACTCCCAAGGATCAACTCCGACATCACACTCAAATCGCCGACATTGTGATTGCCGCCGCAG GAATTCCCAATCTCATCACCGCCGACATGATTAAAGAGGGGGCAGCAGTCATTGATGTGGGCATCAACCGAGTGCGGGACCCACTCACTGGAAAGAGCAGGCTGGTTGGGGACGTTGATTTTGAAG GCGTGAGACAGAAGGCGGGCTTCATTACACCAGTTCCTGGTGGGGTGGGGCCCATGACCGTGGCCATGCTCATGAAAAACACCATCAAAGCAGCCAAGAATGTCCTGCTCTATCCCCCTGAGAGAATCCGCATGGCAGCCGCATCCTAA
- the arl6ip4 gene encoding ADP-ribosylation factor-like protein 6-interacting protein 4 has translation MDRSRSPTRRKKEKKNDNERKKRRRSPSGSSSSSTRKKSKKKAHKNRSVKTQSKKQKRTPSSSSSSSPSNDKMKKKSAKKSKKEKKAKLSKKKKLKKMKEDQKRNEQDIQKRLMELAQPLSNFPAIASSSLEIWHGNDDDGDELGPVMTEEQKARLATRRPLTKEEYDARQSVIRRVLDPQTGRTRLVRGEGEIIEEIVSKEKHKDINKQAMRVDGGTFQRTLGLNR, from the exons ATGGACCGAAGCAGATCTCcgacaaggagaaaaaaagagaagaaaaatgacaacGAGAGAAAGAAACGAAGGAGGTCGCCCTCGGGTTCGTCGTCATCTTCAACTCGGAAGAAATCCAAGAAAAAGGCACACAAAAATCGAA GTGTAAAAACACAGAGCAAGAAGCAAAAACGAACCccctcttcatcttcttcttcgtcGCCAAGTaatgacaaaatgaaaaaaaagtcggCCAAGAAAtccaaaaaggagaaaaaggcCAAGCTGAGCAAGAAAAAGAAACTGAAAAAGATGAAGGAAGATCAGAAGCGCAACGAGCAGGACATCCAGAAGCGGCTGATGGAGTTGGCTCAGCCACTCAGCAACTTCCCGGCCATAGCTTCTTCCTCACTGGAGATTTGGCATGGCAATGATGACGACGGTGACGAACTGGGCCCAG TGATGACAGAGGAGCAGAAGGCGCGTCTGGCCACCCGGAGGCCACTAACGAAGGAGGAGTACGATGCGCGGCAGAGTGTAATCCGCAGGGTGTTGGATCCCCAAACAGGACGCACCAGGCTGGTGCGTGGAGAGGGCGAAATCATTGAGGAGATTGTCAGCAAGGAGAAGCACAAGGACATCAACAAG CAAGCCATGAGGGTTGATGGCGGCACCTTCCAGAGAACGCTGGGACTCAACAGATAG